Sequence from the Streptomyces sp. R33 genome:
CTGGATCAGGGAGACGAGTGCCATGGTGAGGAAGCCCATGACGCTGATGACGCCCGCGCCGAACATCGTGACGCCGACGGTGGCGAGCATCTCGTCCGTCAGGTGCGCGTAGTCGGGGTCGTCCCGCAGGGCGGCGAGTTCGGACATGAGGCCCGTCGTCGCCGGGTCGTCGAGACGGGCGATCATGTGGCCCATGTCGCGGTCCCAGTTGATGCCCGCCGCGGGGATGGTGCGGGGGCTGTTCATGAACGCGACGTGCAGCGACCGGTAGAGGTCGGGGCCGTCGCTCTGGGGGATGCCGAGGATGTGGCAGTGCAGCCCGGTGGAGTAGGGGACGGTGAAGTCGCGGCGCAGGTCGGCCGGCACCCCTGTCGCGACCAACCGGTCGACGAGCGCGTGCGCGTGGCCGGTCAGCCATGCCTCCAGCCCGGGGGCCTTCGGGTTGAGGGCCTTCATCACGGCCTTGCGGAGCCCGGCACCCGTGATGTTCCCCATGTTGTTGACCACCTCCGGGGGGATGGTCAGCGCGTACTGGCGGGGCGCACCCGGTGCGGAGGTGTCCTTGAGGGAGAACCGCGGGTCGTCGAGTACCTGCCTGCACAGTCGATAGGAGGACACCAGCCAGGCCTCTGCTCCGGCTATGGTGCGGACCTTTTTGACCGGCTCTTCGGTGAGCAGGTGCGCGATCTCGTCGGGCAGTCGCGTGCCGTTGGCGTCGAACGGGAACCGGGTGAGCTCGTCGGCGGCGGCGGCCGTGGAGGGGTCGATGGTGGTGGTCATGCGGGGCGGTCCTGTTCTTCGGGTGCTTCGGCGGGGGTGATGACGGCGTGGCCCTGATTGCGCGAGGCGCGCAGGCCCCAGCCCCGTGCGTACAGCAGCTCTGCCAACGGCAGTGCCTGGTGGTAGCAGTTGAGCGAGGAGGAGACCCCGAGAATGGCCGGGGTGTCGAGGAACAGGGGTACCTCGGCGCACACGTACTTGATGCACACCTCGCGCTGCAACTCGGTGGGCGGTTGGCCGTTCAGCTTGTCGGCGAGGAACCGGGCCGCGAGTTGGTCGCACACCTCGCGGAACTCGGGGTCGTCGGTCATGAGGGTGTCGAGCCGGGAGCGGATGCGCTGGTAGGCCGGCAACTCCAGGAGCGCGGACATGGGACGGCCGCGCAGCCGTTCCCCCTCGGGGTCGAGGGCGGCGACCGCGGCGGTGACCTTGGCGCGGACGCCGCGGAGGTTCTTCACCGCCTTGCGCTGCGCTTCGACCTCGGGGTAGCCGAGGGCCACGAACATCTCGGCCACGTGCATGTCGGTCCAGATGAGATCGACCTGCCGGAAGTGTTCGAGCCCCCACCGGGCGAGGTCGAGCACGCGGTCGTGGGTGAAGTAGGAGTTCCCGGAGGAGATGCCGATGACGGCGTGGTCCCCCTCGTCATGGATCACCTGGCAGTGAGGCGTATAGGGACGGACGGCGAAGATGCCTTGAATGGCAGTCGTCAACGTGAGTAATTCCCCTGCGCCGCTAGTCCCGGCAGGGCCGTGTGCCCTGGGTGTGGCGGCGCGCGAGATGACGCTAGCCGAGAACATGTCAGATGATCTAGAGCTACCGGCCGGTTACTCTACGGATTTCGTTGCGGCCGAGGCGGAACCGAGGGGCGGACGCATGCTGGCGACACCCCGTGTTCACCCGCAGGTCAGCTGCCCGACAGCCGTCCGCGGCTGCGGATTGCGCACTCCGGCGCACGTCATACCGAGTCCGGTGGCGACCCGCCGGCAGCCCGTCGGATCCGGCGCAAACCGATGCACCGGAGCTGGATTGCCTCGGCGGACGAGGCGGCCGGGGCGAAGAAGAAGCTCGACGCCGAACCGCACCGATTCCCGCCGTATCCGCGTTCGACGCCGTGGTTCCCGGGTAGGCGGTCCGCGTGAGCTATGTGACGCGAGGCAAGGAGTACTCCCGCGACGACCGGTACCTCACCACCCGGATCACCGCCGACGGACGCGACGGCTTCCCCGTGGAGCCCGGCCGCTACCGTCTGGTGGTCAGCCGCGCCTGTCCCTGGGCCGGCCGGTCCGTGATCGTACGGCGGCTCCTCGGGCTGGAGGCGGCTCTGCCCATGGCCGTCGCCGGGCCCACGCACGACGAGCGCAGCTGGCGGTTCGACCTCGATCCGGGGGGCCGCGATCCGGTGCTCGGGATCGAGCGGCTGCAGGAGGCCTACTTCGCCCGCGATCCCGGATACGACCGGGGCATCACCGTCCCGGCGATCGTGGACGTACCGAGCGGCCAGGTCGTGACCAATGACGTTCCGCAGATCACGATCGCCCTGTCCCTGGAGTGGGAGGCGTACCACCGCAACGGCGCGCCGGCCCTCTACCCGCCCGCCCTCCGGCCGGAGATCGACGCCGTGAACGAGGTGGTGTACCGGGACGTGAACAATGGCGTCTACCGGGCCGGGTTCGCCGGGTCGCAGGAGTCGTACGCCGATGCGTACGAGCGCCTGTTCAGCCGGCTCGACCGGCTCTCCGCGCGCTTGGAGGGCTCGCGCTACCTCGTCGGTGACACGATCACGGAAGCGGACGTACGGCTGTTCACCACGCTCGTCCGGTTCGATGCCGTCTACCACGGCCATTTCAAGTGCAACCGGCAGAAGCTGTCCGAGATGCCCGTGCTCTGGGCGTACGCCCGGGACCTCTTCCAGACACCCGGCTTCGGCGACACGGTCGACTTCGACCACATCAAGAGGCACTACTTCACGGTGCAGGACGACATCAACCCGACCGGGATCGTGCCGGTCGGCCCGGACCCGTCGGGCTGGCTCGCACCGCACGGCCGCGCAGCGCTGGGCGGGCGCCCCTTCGGCGACGGCACACCACCCGGCCCGGTCCCGGCGGCGGAGGTCGTCCCGGCCGGCCACAACCCCGCTCCCCCCGTAAGCCGGTGACGACATGCCCGTACGCGTCGGCACCTCGGGATGGCAGTACCGGGACTGGGCAGGGGTCCTCTATCCGCCCGACCGGCCCCAGCGGTTGTGGCTGGAGGTGTACGCGGAGCACTTCGCCACCGTGGAGAGCAACAACGCCTTCTACAAGCTGCCTTCTGCGGAGACCTTCGCCCAGTGGCGCGAACGCACGCCCCCGGGCTTCGTCATGGCGGTGAAGGCCAGCCGGTACCTGACGCACATCAAACGACTGCACGAACCGAAGGAACCGGTCCACCGGCTGATGACGCACGCGGCCGCCTTGGGCGACCGGCTGGGGCCGATCCTGCTCCAACTGCCCCCCACCCTGCGGGCCGACCCGGACGCGCTGGACGGCTGCCTGGCCTGTTTCCCGGCCGGCACCCGCATCGCCGTCGAACCGCGGCACGAGTCGTGGTGGACCGCGGACGTGCGCAAGGTCCTCACGGACCACCGGGCCGCCCTGTGCTGGGCCGACCGCGGCTCGCGGCCCGTGACACCGCTGTGGCGGACCGCCGAATGGGGATACGTGCGGTTCCACGAGGGACGGGCCGATCCGGCGCCCCGGTACGGCCGGACGGCACTGCGCTCCTGGGCAGCCCGGATCGCCGACACCTGGCCCGCGGACGCCGATGTCTTCGCGTACTTCAACAACGACTCGGGCGGGGCCGCCGTCGTCAACGCCCGCGCGTTCGTCCGACTGGTCGGGTGACCGGCCGGGCACCGCTGTGACGGGTGAACCCGAGGCCGGGATCAGCCTGCGGACCCCCGCTCCCGGCGGCGGGTCGTGCGCGGCGGCTCGGTCGCCTTGTCCGGCTCGTTCGGCCGGTCCAGCCGGCTCGCCTCGTCGGTGTCCGCCGCCCGGACGGGCGGCAGGTCCTTGCCGTCGGCCCCGGCACGGGGCGCGACGTGCGGGGCACGGCGCCGTTCCTTGTCACCGTGATCGTGCAGGGGGGCGCCTCCGGCGCCGCCTTGGTCTTCCATGGCCCGTCCCTCCTCGTGCGTCATCCGGCCCCCGATGTCCGGCGCCTGCCCGGACGCCACCGGCCAAAACCTGCGATCGCCCTGCGCGGCCGGCCCTTCACGCGGCGTACCAGACGCCGCGCGTCACCCCTTCCTGGTCTTGCTGCGCAGGAGCATGCTCGGCATGACCAGCCAGCAGATCGCGAACCAGCCGGTGACACAGGCGGTCACCGGCCAGGCGATCCAGTGCGAGGTGGCGACCCGCAGCAGGAGCAGCACCGAGAGGGTCACGGTCAGCGCGAGGAGCACGATGCCGGTGGAGACCAGCCGCCCCGCCGCCCTGACCAGTTGCGGCTTGAGGTGGTGGCCGGCCAGCAGTTGGTGGTAGGCGACCGGGGCGATCAGGGTGCCGGTCGCCAGGGCGCCCAGCGCCACGGTCACGACGTACAGGCCGCGGTCGAAAAGGCCCAGCTCCTCGAAGCGGGCCGTGAAGGCGACGCTGAGCAGGAAGCCGAAGAGGATCTGGGCCCCGGTCTGGGCGACGCGGACTTCCTGGAGCGTCTCGTTCCAGCGGCGGTCGGCCCACTCCGCCGGGGTCTCGTCCCGATCGTCTGACATGGGAGCCGACCTCCTCCGGATAGGGAACGGCCGGTCACCGGTACCCGCCGCTCGCGAGCCTATTGCGACACCGCGCCGGGACCTCGGCGACACGGTGTCGGCGAGTGGGCCTCCTCCGGCCCTTGGCCGGGCCGCGCTGATTGAGACGCTTCCGTCCGGGCAGGCGCCGCAGGTACGAGAGGAGCCCGCGGTGCCGCAACCGCCTGACCGAACGAGGTGTCCCCCGATGCGTATCGCCTTCCTCACGGCGCCCGAGGGCGTCGAGGAGATCGAACTGACCGAGCCCTGGCAGGCCGTGCTCGACGCCGGATGGAACCCGCGGTTGGTGTCCACCCAGCCCGGCCGCGTCCGCGCGTTCCGGCACTTCGCCCCCGGGGGCACGTACGGCGTCGACCACGTCCTGGCAGGTGACACGGCAGAGGCCTTCGACGCACTCGTGCTGCCCGGCGGCGTCGCCAACCCCGACGCGCTGCGGATGAACGAACTGGCCGTCGGTTTCACCCGGAGCTTCTTCGAGGCGGGCAAACCCGTCGCCGCGATCTGCCACGCCCCCTGGACGCTGGTGGAGGCGGACGTCGTACGGGGCCGGACCCTCACGTCCTGGCCCAGCCTCGCGACCGACATCCGCAACGCGGGCGGCACCTGGGTGGACGAGAAGGTGCACGTCTGCCACGCGGAGCCCGCCACGCTGGTCACCAGCCGCAAACCGGCGGACCTGGAAGCCTTCTGCGGCGCCTTCGTGAAGGAGTTCGCCGCATCCGGCGCCGCGGTCGGCAGCACCTGATGGCACTGACGGCCCGCCACCGCACCACCCCACCGACGAGCCCCCGGAACGGAGGCCCACCATGTCAACAGGCACACTCATCGCCGTCATCGTGATCGCGGCGATCGTGGTGATCGCGCTCGGCACAGCGCTGTGGATGCGGTCGCGGCGACGCCACCTGCAGGACCGGTTCGGACCGGAGTACGAGCGCACGGTCGAGCAGGAGGGCGGCCGGCTGGCCGCCGACCGCGAGCTGCACGCCCGCGAGGAACGCCACGCCGATCTCGACATCAAGGAGCTCCCGGAGGAACGCCGCCGCGCCTATGCGCAGGAGTGGAGCGGCGTCCAGGAGCACTTCGTGGACCGCCCCGAAGGGTCCGTGACGCAGGCCGACGAGCTGGTGACGCGGCTGATGAGGGAGCGGGGCTATCCCACCGACGGGTTCGACGCCCAGGTCCGCGACCTCTCGGTGGCCCATGGGGACACCCTCCAGCACTACCGCGCGGCGCACGCGGTCAAGGTGCGCAGCACCGAAGGACGGGCGACGACAGAAGAGCTCCGCGGGGCGATGGTGCACTACCGCGCCCTGTTCGCCGAGCTGCTGAGCGACCAAGGAGGTCGATGACATGCGCAACGACGGCATCCAGGACCGCGGCGAGGGCGAGGAACGCCTGGGCGGCAGCGGTCTCAGCACCGAGGACCTGGCGGACCCCGGCCGCACGCAAGGGGCGGCGGTCTACCCCGGTGAGGCCACAGCACAGGAGGAGGACCGGGACGAGGACCGGGACGAGGAGCGCGGCGCGGGAGACGACGCGGGGGCGCCGACCGCGGAGCGGAGCTCTTCCGGCGTGGACGAAGGCGAGGACGAGAACGAGCCCCTGCTCGACGCCAAGGAGGCGGAGGAGTACCGAACGACGTGGCGTGAGATCCAGGGCCGTTTCGTGGACGACCCCGAGGACGCGGTGCGGTCCGCGGACACCCTGGTCGCGGAGGTGATGCAGACGCTCGCCCGTTCTTTCGCGGACCACAAGCAGGCGCTCGTCGACCAGTGGGGCCGCGGCGAGGAGGTCGCCACGGAGGACCTGCGGCTGGCACTGCAGCGCTACCGTTCGTTCTTCAACCGGCTGCTGAAGACATGAACGCACCCGACGGCACGTTCCCCGGCGGTGCGTTCCCCGGCCGAGATGACCGGCACTGAGGAGCCCGGTCGGCCGTCCCGGCTGGGGCGGGCGGGCAGCGCGCTCCGCCGTGCGCGGGCCGGACGCCGTTGGGTTCGCGTGCAGGAACTGGATCTGTGGCAACGCTCGCTGGGGTTCGCCGCCCTCGGGTTCCTGACGCTGGTACCGCTGCTGATCGTCGTATCCGCCGCGGATGCCGCCGACGGGCAGGGTTTCGCGCAATGGCTGGGGGACGGCCTCGGCGT
This genomic interval carries:
- a CDS encoding cytochrome P450, with the protein product MTTTIDPSTAAAADELTRFPFDANGTRLPDEIAHLLTEEPVKKVRTIAGAEAWLVSSYRLCRQVLDDPRFSLKDTSAPGAPRQYALTIPPEVVNNMGNITGAGLRKAVMKALNPKAPGLEAWLTGHAHALVDRLVATGVPADLRRDFTVPYSTGLHCHILGIPQSDGPDLYRSLHVAFMNSPRTIPAAGINWDRDMGHMIARLDDPATTGLMSELAALRDDPDYAHLTDEMLATVGVTMFGAGVISVMGFLTMALVSLIQHPELKAQLIADPALIPAAVDELLRINLSIADGLPRIATETMQLGDVTVQKGELVLVLVEAANHDPAEFEDPHTVRLDRPNPNAHLSFGGGGHYCPATALGKRHAQIAVEVLLERLPGLDLAVPIEQLVWRTGFMKRIPERMPVLW
- a CDS encoding type 1 glutamine amidotransferase domain-containing protein, with protein sequence MRIAFLTAPEGVEEIELTEPWQAVLDAGWNPRLVSTQPGRVRAFRHFAPGGTYGVDHVLAGDTAEAFDALVLPGGVANPDALRMNELAVGFTRSFFEAGKPVAAICHAPWTLVEADVVRGRTLTSWPSLATDIRNAGGTWVDEKVHVCHAEPATLVTSRKPADLEAFCGAFVKEFAASGAAVGST
- a CDS encoding DUF6328 family protein; its protein translation is MSDDRDETPAEWADRRWNETLQEVRVAQTGAQILFGFLLSVAFTARFEELGLFDRGLYVVTVALGALATGTLIAPVAYHQLLAGHHLKPQLVRAAGRLVSTGIVLLALTVTLSVLLLLRVATSHWIAWPVTACVTGWFAICWLVMPSMLLRSKTRKG
- a CDS encoding glutathione S-transferase family protein, which produces MSYVTRGKEYSRDDRYLTTRITADGRDGFPVEPGRYRLVVSRACPWAGRSVIVRRLLGLEAALPMAVAGPTHDERSWRFDLDPGGRDPVLGIERLQEAYFARDPGYDRGITVPAIVDVPSGQVVTNDVPQITIALSLEWEAYHRNGAPALYPPALRPEIDAVNEVVYRDVNNGVYRAGFAGSQESYADAYERLFSRLDRLSARLEGSRYLVGDTITEADVRLFTTLVRFDAVYHGHFKCNRQKLSEMPVLWAYARDLFQTPGFGDTVDFDHIKRHYFTVQDDINPTGIVPVGPDPSGWLAPHGRAALGGRPFGDGTPPGPVPAAEVVPAGHNPAPPVSR
- a CDS encoding DUF72 domain-containing protein, yielding MPVRVGTSGWQYRDWAGVLYPPDRPQRLWLEVYAEHFATVESNNAFYKLPSAETFAQWRERTPPGFVMAVKASRYLTHIKRLHEPKEPVHRLMTHAAALGDRLGPILLQLPPTLRADPDALDGCLACFPAGTRIAVEPRHESWWTADVRKVLTDHRAALCWADRGSRPVTPLWRTAEWGYVRFHEGRADPAPRYGRTALRSWAARIADTWPADADVFAYFNNDSGGAAVVNARAFVRLVG
- a CDS encoding tRNA-dependent cyclodipeptide synthase, translating into MTTAIQGIFAVRPYTPHCQVIHDEGDHAVIGISSGNSYFTHDRVLDLARWGLEHFRQVDLIWTDMHVAEMFVALGYPEVEAQRKAVKNLRGVRAKVTAAVAALDPEGERLRGRPMSALLELPAYQRIRSRLDTLMTDDPEFREVCDQLAARFLADKLNGQPPTELQREVCIKYVCAEVPLFLDTPAILGVSSSLNCYHQALPLAELLYARGWGLRASRNQGHAVITPAEAPEEQDRPA